From the genome of Bombus vancouverensis nearcticus chromosome 4, iyBomVanc1_principal, whole genome shotgun sequence:
atgtatatgtatatatatatcctaaatttctaaaaacaaactgatttcaatataattttaataataatttcaatataatttgaattttatttagtagttcCAGTGTTTAATCTTCTAACTTTCATTAGGCATTTCTTTACTTAATCATTTATGAGTACTACAATTTTTTCTCATTCGTTTTTATGAATTAAATGTAGTATACTCTTCTTTAAATTCTGCACTATGAataattctaaaatataaacAATCTATATAAAGTATGATATGGTAAATATTAACTGATATTAACAATGATAAATAAACTCTTCCACTAACATGtgtattcatattttatatttcaatagtTTGTCAATCTtgttaaataaatttgtaaacaATATCATTAAACACTATTGTATAGTCTGTTCAATGAGACGAAGCAGTAATTGTAAACAAAATGTGCTAAATTACTGCTATTGGCTATTTACTAGTGACATTCGAATATTCACCATAATCCCTATCATCCCTCCTCTCGATCCATCATTGTTTAAGGTTATGGTTTTACCCCGCACTGTTCCGGAAAAATCTTCCTGACACGAATTTACCTATATAATTTGACATATAAATAAGACCCCTCCTCTGATAGAAGCAATCACCACGatgaagaataataaaatataaaaatgttatgtCACATTCTAAAAAGCTTGTTAGGTACATAATTAATGAGAACTTAATTATTTAGATTATAGTATCAAATAGAAATATTACAATACAAGTCACAAGCAAATTTTAAATCTTATAaaataagattaaaaaatttatatataatttttataagatttatatacaaaaaacttatatacatatgcatgcaTTTTCAcactccccccccccctccctccTTAAGAATGGTTCCTGAATCCGTCACTAAATTCAGTTCAATCAGAAAGATCTTTGATTCAACTATAGCTATGGAAGATAATTTATCTTAAAgatctaaaaataaattataataaagtaaCTAGTACCGGTAAGGTTCATTATTCTGATGATAGTTTACTCACTTTCACATCTTAATAGAATTTTGAATAAATTCTtaataagataaaaaagatGCAGAAgtaaattacaaaagaagaacAATTATAAAAGATGTCATATcgtgaattttattaaaatcttaaAATACAAAGTAAATTCTTATGCTTATCATAAATAATCTGTCACGATTCTAAAAATGCAGTAATCCAGAACAAATGTTCTGCAATTAAGAAACTAtacatttatacaaaatttacatattattaaaaatattaactcTAAGAAATATGAATATTTGGAAGTAATATCTGCTTGATCTTAAAGCATAAcaatacgaattatttatataatattgctTCCTTTGTGTGATAAACACTTCGTACTAAGTTTTAAAAATACCCGCTTGAGCAGCTTTAACTATGAAAGTTTTCATTATATTCTCATCTAGTTTCGCAAAATCCTCTGTCTGTACTACTGCAGTCATGTGATTTAAGGcaaatttaaaacaatattCTTCTAATtcctataaatttataatgtatcaaatattttaattgtgttttgtattaaaaaaataagtaAGAGATATTATTTACCTTAGCATTGTATTGAATAGATATGCTGTATAGATAAGCGACATTTGTAACtgtaatctttttatttatcatttGTATACAATGTCGTTTTAACTGATTTTCAGAATAAACATTAGCTAAATCTAAAAGTTCTATgtaaaaaaagatattatttataaaacgattatttaaaagatattatttataaaaagatattatttatataagataaaagatattatttataaaagatattatTAGACACTCtctttctatgaaaaataaaaaaatatttacctAATGCATTTTCTTGTGATAACTCAACTTCATTAGTATATAAGTATTTCAAGAAAGTTTTGTATACGTCATAGGAAAATTGTTCATGCTCTATAATACTACAATGCGTAATTATATTAGTGAAAATATAAATGTGCAAGttggaaaaattgttttacctttGACTATTTTCTACCCAATGCTCTTGAAACATTGTTCTGAAGTAATGGCAGCGTATCTTCAAAACAGCTTTGTGTACATGAATAGGTTCTCCATGTACTTGAATTACAAGATCGCTAGTGGTCTTTAACATGCAGCAAGAGATGgtataaaaatatgataaaatcaGATATAAACATgttattgtttataaaaaaatacatacTGGATCATCAAAGGCATTTTTTAGACTATCTGCTATATTTGCTTCTGCATCACTGTGAAAAATAAGTGGCTGATGCATGACAGGTGGAAACGCATAATATGCAAGAGCATCATACAAACATTTTAGTGGAGTGAGTGTTGGAACTTTAATACTCTGACCTAGACACTGACCCCACATAAATATCCGATTGCCTTCACTCATAGCCAGACTTATGTGATGATAATGTGAAGTTACTATGTCTAATATTCTTCCCATTTCGGGTACTTCCAGCTACAGAAATATTCATTAGTTTCAACTTAACAGTACGTACACAAAGTAAATTTTTACCTTTGTTGGTATCCAAACATTTGAGTCTGTATTAAGACCTAGTTGCCCATAACTGTTAGCTCCCCAAACATAAAGAACACCTTCATCACTCAATGCTAAAGTATGCATGTAACCGCAAACTACTTTTTCTGTGTATTCAAACACatataattaacaatatttcaatattcatatattcataaaaacgaTCAATATTACCTATTACTATTTTTGCAAATGTGGCTATTTTTTGAGGCTCTACTTGACTAGTACAATTTCCAAGTCCTAGTTGACCAACACCATTATGACCCCAACTATAAACTTCTCCACTATCCGTAACTGCTACACTGGATGAGTCTCCACAACTAATGTGAACAACTTTCTTGCCATTTAATCCAACATTCAGCAATTTTGGTATAGGTTGAACTGTACTAAGGATAGTACCACAACCTACTTGTCCAGATACATTGTGACCCCATGCATATATCTAAAATAGATGTATCAATTTTGCATTTGATTTGCTctgattaaatattttcattttacctCTCCTTTATTCGTTAGTGCAAGAGAATGATGACCTCCACAGGCTATATCAACAACAAATTTATCATCCAATACTGACGGTACAAGTGTTGGAGTTAGACCTTCGTTGGTAGATTTGTTTCCTAATTCGCAATAATCATTATAACCCCATGAATATACCTTTcacataaattatattattaaattaaataatgtaatattatacTACATACTAatgatgtaataaaattatctttTCAAACACCTTTCCTTCCTCAGTAAGAGCCAAGACATGTGGACCTTTGCCATATGCAAAAGTTTTTACTCTTTTACCACACAATGCCTCAATTTTCTTTGGATAAATAGTGCTTTGAGTATCACCTGTTCCAAGGCATCCATAGGTATTGTTTCCTATACCATACACCATATCATCCTTAGTTACAAGTAATGTTTCATTAGCTGCCTTACCTGTTTAAGCAAAATAATGAACAAAATCTTTTTTTGCcatacgtattatattatacaaatacaatattatacaaaaaaataatctgatacaaaaaataaatattaccaTATACAATAGCCATACGGACATTCGATATAAATTTTGGTTCTAATAAACTAAATATTGACCAATTCTTCAAGTCATGATACATACTTATATTcatatttacttttttaatacgATGTAAAGATACTATTAATGTaatttgatgaaattataacgtatttaaatttcaatttttatcactGCTTATCAATCAAAcactgtatatttttttaattttataagtcAGTGTGTTTAAATATACTAAACGAAGAATTGTCATAAAATCTGTATTAAATTGATTTCATTTAAATCTTGTAGTGATATACTAAAAGTTGTTTAAAATTTTCGGACTATATACACATGTTTATAACTaaacaaacaaaaaacaaaagaaaagttTCTAACCGTCTTTCATATAAACAAAGATAATGTACATAGTACATATCATGTCAGTGTGAGTCAGTGTGATACTCTATACTGATACTGTAATTTCAGCATCATATCCAGTTTTTAATTTCGACCATTACTAGTagcataattttattttttgctaCATCGGTAATGTTGAAAGTACAATAAAAATAGATTTCTCAAATTTTATGACaaatgtatgttttatgtatgaaaaatgtataataGCAAATTTTGTCAAATGAATCTTTTTACATATTagtatatataatttacaaaattaaatgagtataataaatttgtataaagaaTCATAAAAGAGTATCAAATTATAGGGCGGTTTTTAAATCATGACATTGTtctctttcttatttttaataattctttcacaatattttattaaagctTGAGTCTAACCACAGATAAATAGTTTGCAGGTTCCTTTACCGTTTCAATATTACTTGCAATATTACCAATCTAATCTAATACCAATATAAGATTAAAACTTATAACGTTGGTAGGTGAGTGATAGCGATTGTAACTAAAATGAAATGTTACTATCTGCTACTATGTAATTACAAATAGAGATAGAATTTCTTATAATCATAAACAAAGCATAAAATTCTATACTTctataatatgtatacatatttatacagATTGCTATTATACAAGTGAATAAATAATAAGTAGCTTATTGAAGTCACAAAATGTGGCTTAACCAATAGCTTTATTGAAATAAAGCAGCACTCTACTACGTCAAAAATTACTAAGCAATTGTAATGGCGTAAGCTTTATTTGGGGTAAACATTTACGGAACCATTAAACAGTATCAGTATTAATATCTGATATGAAAGACTAAATCTAAAATACAAAAGATTATAGTTATAATAACAAAAGAGTTTGTTATATTGTATGGTTGATAGAAAATTATGAGTTGTGTTCAAATGTGTgttatctatatataatatttttacagtAAGCAGTG
Proteins encoded in this window:
- the LOC143302580 gene encoding RCC1 and BTB domain-containing protein 1-like, with the protein product MNISMYHDLKNWSIFSLLEPKFISNVRMAIVYGKAANETLLVTKDDMVYGIGNNTYGCLGTGDTQSTIYPKKIEALCGKRVKTFAYGKGPHVLALTEEGKVYSWGYNDYCELGNKSTNEGLTPTLVPSVLDDKFVVDIACGGHHSLALTNKGEIYAWGHNVSGQVGCGTILSTVQPIPKLLNVGLNGKKVVHISCGDSSSVAVTDSGEVYSWGHNGVGQLGLGNCTSQVEPQKIATFAKIVIEKVVCGYMHTLALSDEGVLYVWGANSYGQLGLNTDSNVWIPTKLEVPEMGRILDIVTSHYHHISLAMSEGNRIFMWGQCLGQSIKVPTLTPLKCLYDALAYYAFPPVMHQPLIFHSDAEANIADSLKNAFDDPTTSDLVIQVHGEPIHVHKAVLKIRCHYFRTMFQEHWVENSQSIIEHEQFSYDVYKTFLKYLYTNEVELSQENALELLDLANVYSENQLKRHCIQMINKKITVTNVAYLYSISIQYNAKELEEYCFKFALNHMTAVVQTEDFAKLDENIMKTFIVKAAQAGIFKT